The Mesorhizobium koreense genome includes a window with the following:
- the recN gene encoding DNA repair protein RecN — MLARLSIRDIVLIERLDVDFAAGLSVLTGETGAGKSILLDSLSLALGARGDASLVRHGAAQGQVTAVFDVSRAHPARQILRDNAIEDDGDIILRRVQTADGRTRVFVNDQPASVGLMRDIGHALVEIHGQHDERALVDADAHRDLLDAFGLHSEQVSAVREAFQRWRGAEQALARHRAKVEAAAREADFLRASVDELSGLDPQPGEESELAERRAAMMRAEKTAGDIQDAGEVLSGANSPTPQLSSLLRRLQRKADQNPGLLDAIVAALDQALVSLDAAQSAVDEAMRAAEFDPQALERAEERLFALRAVARKHNVAVDDLAKLRDAMFADLADLDAGEEKLRALEKENTASRELYDKEAIRLSDERRSSAEALARAVMAELPALKLERAEFIVEIDSEAENRTETGIDRVEFWVRTNPGTRPGPMMKVASGGELSRFLLALKVALADRGSAPTLVFDEIDTAVGGAVADAIGQRLARLAERVQVLSVTHAPQVAARAGSHYLITKAGNANRVSTAVSSLEDGARKEEIARMLAGATVTDEARAAAGRLLRENGAGA, encoded by the coding sequence ATGCTCGCCAGACTGTCGATCCGCGATATTGTCCTGATCGAGCGTCTGGACGTTGATTTCGCCGCCGGCCTTTCGGTGCTGACCGGCGAGACGGGGGCCGGCAAGTCCATCCTGCTCGATTCGCTGTCGCTCGCGCTCGGTGCGCGCGGCGACGCCTCACTTGTGCGGCATGGCGCGGCGCAGGGGCAGGTGACGGCTGTTTTCGACGTTTCCCGCGCCCATCCCGCCCGGCAAATCCTGCGCGACAACGCCATCGAGGACGACGGCGATATCATCCTCAGGCGTGTTCAGACCGCCGACGGGCGCACCCGCGTCTTCGTCAACGACCAGCCGGCGAGTGTCGGCCTGATGCGCGATATCGGCCATGCGCTCGTGGAAATCCACGGCCAGCATGACGAGCGCGCGCTGGTCGATGCGGATGCGCACCGCGATCTTCTCGACGCCTTCGGCCTGCATTCGGAGCAGGTTTCGGCGGTGCGCGAAGCCTTTCAGCGCTGGCGCGGTGCCGAACAGGCGCTCGCCCGCCACCGCGCCAAGGTGGAGGCCGCGGCGCGGGAAGCCGATTTCCTGCGTGCATCGGTCGACGAGCTTTCCGGGCTCGATCCGCAGCCCGGCGAGGAAAGCGAGCTCGCCGAAAGACGCGCGGCGATGATGCGGGCGGAAAAGACCGCTGGCGACATACAGGATGCCGGCGAAGTCCTGTCGGGGGCGAATTCGCCGACGCCGCAGCTTTCGAGCCTGCTCAGACGCCTGCAACGCAAGGCCGACCAGAATCCGGGCCTGCTCGACGCGATCGTCGCGGCGCTCGACCAGGCGCTGGTTTCGCTGGACGCGGCGCAGTCCGCCGTGGACGAGGCGATGCGCGCCGCCGAGTTCGACCCGCAGGCGCTCGAGCGCGCCGAGGAGCGACTGTTCGCGCTGCGGGCTGTCGCCCGCAAGCACAATGTCGCGGTGGACGATCTGGCGAAGCTCAGGGACGCCATGTTCGCCGACCTTGCCGATCTCGATGCCGGCGAGGAGAAGCTTAGAGCGCTGGAGAAGGAAAACACCGCGAGCCGCGAGCTCTACGACAAGGAAGCTATCCGGCTTTCCGATGAGCGCCGCTCCTCGGCGGAGGCCCTGGCGCGCGCCGTGATGGCGGAACTGCCGGCGTTGAAGCTCGAACGCGCCGAGTTCATCGTGGAGATCGACAGCGAGGCGGAGAACCGGACGGAGACGGGTATCGACCGCGTCGAGTTCTGGGTGCGTACCAATCCGGGCACGCGCCCAGGGCCGATGATGAAGGTAGCCTCCGGCGGCGAACTCTCGCGCTTCCTGCTGGCGCTGAAAGTGGCGCTCGCCGACCGGGGCTCCGCGCCCACGCTCGTCTTCGACGAGATCGACACGGCCGTCGGCGGCGCGGTCGCCGATGCGATCGGCCAGAGGCTGGCGCGGCTCGCCGAGCGCGTGCAGGTGCTGTCGGTGACGCATGCACCGCAGGTCGCGGCGCGGGCCGGTTCGCACTACCTCATCACCAAGGCGGGCAATGCCAACCGTGTCTCTACCGCTGTATCCAGCCTCGAGGATGGCGCCCGCAAGGAGGAGATCGCCCGTATGCTCGCCGGAGCGACCGTGACCGACGAAGCGCGCGCCGCGGCGGGAAGGCTGTTGAGGGAGAACGGCGCCGGTGCCTGA
- the lpxC gene encoding UDP-3-O-acyl-N-acetylglucosamine deacetylase, translating to MGIELHEYQSTLKSHASLSGIGVHSGKPVSIHFHPADADTGIVFHCGDADGSHREIRALVSEVGGTELRTVLGDPAGLHVATVEHVMASLFGLGVDNVVVEIDGVEAPILDGSAALLVEAFDQAGIVRQAVKRRYIRILKPVRIENGASWAEFRPHDGTRFEIDIDFESAAIGRQYLGLDLNADRFRRDVSRARTFGFMKDVERLWAAGFALGASLENSVVIGEDGRIINMEGLRYPDEFVRHKMLDAMGDLALAGARFIGCFRSYRGGHRLNAAALRRLLSDRSAFEIVETTRRERGRSAEIVAVSAPVFAPWAI from the coding sequence ATGGGCATCGAACTGCACGAATACCAATCGACGCTGAAGTCGCATGCGAGCCTGTCGGGGATAGGCGTCCATAGCGGCAAGCCGGTTTCCATCCATTTCCATCCTGCCGATGCCGACACCGGCATCGTTTTTCACTGCGGCGATGCCGACGGCAGCCACAGGGAAATCCGTGCGCTGGTGTCCGAAGTTGGCGGCACCGAACTTCGCACGGTGCTTGGCGATCCCGCCGGGCTGCATGTCGCCACCGTCGAGCATGTGATGGCGTCGCTTTTCGGACTTGGTGTCGACAATGTCGTTGTCGAGATCGACGGGGTGGAGGCGCCGATCCTCGATGGTAGTGCGGCCCTCCTGGTCGAGGCGTTCGATCAGGCGGGGATCGTTCGGCAGGCAGTGAAGCGGCGCTATATCCGCATATTGAAGCCGGTGCGCATCGAGAACGGCGCGTCGTGGGCCGAGTTCAGGCCGCATGACGGGACCCGCTTCGAGATCGATATCGACTTCGAGAGCGCGGCCATCGGTCGGCAGTATCTCGGCCTCGATCTCAACGCGGACCGGTTCCGTCGCGACGTTTCCCGGGCGCGGACATTCGGCTTCATGAAGGATGTCGAGCGGCTCTGGGCGGCCGGCTTCGCGCTCGGCGCGTCGCTCGAGAATTCAGTGGTGATCGGCGAGGACGGTCGTATTATCAATATGGAAGGCCTGCGCTATCCAGACGAGTTCGTGCGGCACAAGATGCTCGACGCGATGGGCGACCTGGCGCTGGCCGGGGCGCGCTTCATCGGCTGCTTCCGCTCCTATCGCGGCGGCCACAGGTTGAACGCCGCGGCGCTTAGGCGGCTGTTGTCGGACCGTTCGGCATTCGAAATCGTCGAGACGACGCGCCGCGAGCGCGGCCGTTCGGCTGAGATCGTTGCCGTCAGCGCTCCGGTCTTCGCTCCCTGGGCGATCTGA
- a CDS encoding outer membrane protein assembly factor BamD, translated as MVLGGCQNDKDKLALANFVAPTDPADQLYNEGLANLNAGRLKEAAAKFDAIDKEHPYSEYSRKAEVMGAFAKYRMGKYDEAITTAQRYMELYPSTDDAAYAQYIIGLSYFRQIRDVTQDQKESRQTIDAMNKVIETYPDSPYVEDAKTKIRFARDQLAGKEMQVGRYYLERRDYLAAIKRFRAVVENYSNTNQIEEALARLTEAYYAMGIASEAQTAAAVLGRNYPDSKWYKDSYALLQSGGLSPSENKSSWISKAFHTVIGG; from the coding sequence ATGGTTCTTGGCGGTTGCCAGAACGACAAGGACAAGCTGGCGCTCGCGAATTTCGTCGCCCCGACCGATCCGGCCGACCAGCTCTACAATGAAGGCCTCGCCAACCTGAACGCCGGGCGTCTCAAGGAGGCGGCCGCCAAGTTCGACGCTATCGACAAGGAACATCCCTATTCGGAGTATTCGCGCAAGGCCGAGGTCATGGGCGCCTTCGCGAAGTACCGGATGGGCAAGTATGACGAGGCCATCACCACCGCGCAGCGCTACATGGAGCTCTACCCCTCCACCGACGACGCGGCCTACGCGCAGTATATCATCGGGCTCAGCTACTTCCGCCAGATCCGGGACGTGACGCAGGACCAGAAGGAATCGCGCCAGACCATCGACGCGATGAACAAGGTGATCGAGACCTATCCCGACTCGCCTTATGTCGAGGACGCCAAGACCAAGATACGCTTTGCCCGCGACCAGCTTGCCGGCAAGGAGATGCAGGTCGGCCGCTACTATCTGGAGCGTCGCGATTATCTGGCTGCGATTAAGCGTTTCCGTGCCGTGGTCGAGAATTATTCCAACACCAACCAGATCGAAGAGGCGCTGGCGAGGCTGACCGAAGCCTATTACGCGATGGGCATCGCGTCGGAAGCGCAGACGGCGGCGGCGGTGCTCGGCCGAAACTATCCGGACAGCAAGTGGTACAAGGATTCCTACGCGCTCCTGCAGTCGGGCGGCCTGTCGCCGTCCGAGAACAAGAGTTCCTGGATATCCAAGGCCTTCCATACCGTCATCGGGGGGTAG
- the ftsA gene encoding cell division protein FtsA, with the protein MNLLGGQNDMAAHRSGIVTVLDIGSSKICCIIAKLKPCEESQRLPGRTHRMRIIGIGHQRSRGVKSGVVVDLDRAEQAIRLAVDAAERMAGLTIESLIVNLSAGRLKSETFSARINLGGHEVDQSDIKRVLAAGARQALSGDRQVVHSLPVAFSLDDERGVRDPRGMIGDVLGVDMHVLSGVAAPLRNLELAVNRCHLSVERMVATPYASGLSALVDDEAEMGAACIDMGGGTTTLAVFSEGKFVHADAIAIGGNHVTLDLAKGLSTRLDDAERLKVMHGSALPASNDDRDILTVQPIAADEAEAALQVPRAAMTRIIRARIDETLEMIRDRLNQSGYGNNVGKRVVLTGGASQLVGLPEAARRILGRSVRIGRPLGVAGLPEAAKGPAFAAVVGLMIYPQVAGFEGRFTARAFSQRMTGTGGRLSRMSQWLRDSF; encoded by the coding sequence ATGAACTTGCTCGGCGGACAAAATGACATGGCGGCCCATCGTTCGGGCATCGTGACCGTGCTCGATATCGGCTCGAGCAAGATCTGCTGCATCATCGCCAAGCTGAAGCCGTGCGAGGAGAGCCAGCGGCTGCCGGGGCGTACGCATCGCATGCGCATCATCGGTATTGGGCATCAGCGCTCGCGCGGCGTCAAATCCGGCGTCGTAGTCGATCTCGACCGTGCGGAACAGGCGATCCGGCTGGCGGTGGACGCGGCCGAGCGGATGGCCGGCCTCACTATCGAATCGCTGATCGTCAATCTTTCCGCCGGGCGCCTCAAGAGTGAGACCTTCTCGGCCAGGATCAACCTCGGCGGCCACGAGGTCGACCAGAGCGACATCAAGCGCGTGCTCGCCGCCGGCGCCAGGCAGGCGCTTTCCGGCGACCGCCAGGTGGTGCACTCGCTGCCAGTCGCCTTCTCATTGGACGACGAGCGCGGCGTTCGCGATCCACGCGGCATGATCGGCGACGTGCTTGGCGTCGACATGCATGTGCTTTCCGGCGTCGCGGCGCCGCTGCGCAATCTCGAGCTTGCCGTGAACCGCTGTCACCTCTCGGTTGAACGGATGGTGGCCACGCCCTATGCCAGCGGCCTGTCGGCGCTGGTGGACGACGAAGCGGAGATGGGTGCGGCCTGCATCGACATGGGCGGCGGCACGACAACGCTCGCCGTCTTTTCGGAGGGCAAGTTCGTCCATGCCGACGCGATCGCGATCGGCGGCAACCATGTGACGCTGGATCTGGCGAAGGGATTGTCGACCAGGCTCGACGATGCCGAGCGGCTGAAGGTCATGCACGGTTCGGCCCTGCCGGCCAGCAATGACGACCGCGATATCCTCACGGTGCAGCCGATAGCCGCCGACGAGGCGGAAGCGGCCTTGCAGGTGCCGAGGGCGGCAATGACCAGGATCATCCGGGCGCGCATCGACGAGACGCTGGAGATGATCCGCGACCGCCTCAACCAGTCCGGCTACGGCAACAATGTCGGCAAACGCGTCGTGCTGACCGGGGGTGCCAGCCAGCTTGTCGGCCTGCCGGAGGCGGCACGGCGCATCCTTGGCCGCAGCGTGCGTATCGGTCGACCGCTCGGCGTTGCAGGCTTACCGGAGGCGGCCAAGGGGCCGGCCTTCGCGGCGGTGGTCGGGCTGATGATCTACCCGCAGGTCGCGGGTTTCGAAGGCCGCTTCACGGCGCGGGCGTTCAGCCAGCGCATGACCGGCACGGGCGGGCGGCTCTCCCGGATGAGTCAGTGGTTGAGGGATAGTTTCTAG
- the ftsZ gene encoding cell division protein FtsZ codes for MTINLQKPDITELKPHITVFGVGGGGGNAVNNMITAGLRGVEFVVANTDAQALTMTKAERLIQLGAHVTEGLGAGSQPEVGRAAAEECIDEIVDHLSNTHMCFVTAGMGGGTGTGAAPVVARAAREKGILTVGVVTKPFHFEGQRRMKTADLGIEELQKCVDTLIVIPNQNLFRIANDKTTFADAFAMADQVLYSGVACITDLMVKEGLINLDFADVRSVMREMGKAMMGTGEASGEGRAMAAAEAAIANPLLDESSMKGAKGLLISITGGRDLTLFEVDEAATRIREEVDQDANIILGATFDEELEGVIRVSVVATGIDKLASEISPAPAVIRQMPKPAQQATISEGRPVAAHAPEQQRAHEPARAEDPVAEAIRLAEAGVPRQQAARQHVEDDFRPQSRIFPAPAAEQPRMAQPAAPVQQPAAHVDHDERAPQHVAAVAPRMPRVEDFPPAVRAELEARQSPASVDHDERGPMGLLKRLTHGLSRREEEPARLQPAQPREPKLRQPVPEARRLASQDPAVYAPRRGQIDEHGRLVPQTHATHEDDQLEIPAFLRRQAN; via the coding sequence ATGACGATCAATCTGCAGAAGCCGGATATCACTGAGCTCAAGCCACACATCACCGTCTTCGGTGTCGGTGGCGGAGGCGGCAATGCCGTCAACAACATGATCACGGCGGGGCTTCGCGGAGTGGAGTTCGTCGTGGCGAATACCGACGCGCAGGCGCTGACCATGACCAAGGCCGAGCGGCTGATCCAGCTTGGCGCGCATGTCACGGAAGGTCTCGGCGCCGGCTCGCAGCCGGAAGTCGGCCGCGCGGCGGCGGAAGAGTGTATCGATGAAATCGTCGATCACCTCTCCAATACGCATATGTGCTTCGTGACCGCCGGCATGGGCGGTGGCACCGGCACGGGCGCCGCGCCGGTCGTGGCGCGGGCGGCGCGCGAGAAAGGCATCCTCACCGTCGGCGTGGTGACAAAGCCCTTCCATTTCGAGGGGCAGCGCCGGATGAAGACCGCCGATCTCGGCATCGAGGAACTGCAGAAATGCGTTGACACCCTCATCGTCATTCCCAACCAGAACCTTTTCCGCATCGCCAACGACAAGACAACCTTCGCCGATGCCTTCGCCATGGCGGACCAGGTGCTCTATTCGGGTGTCGCCTGCATCACCGATCTGATGGTCAAGGAAGGCCTCATCAATCTCGACTTCGCCGACGTGCGCTCGGTCATGCGTGAGATGGGCAAGGCGATGATGGGCACCGGCGAGGCGTCGGGCGAGGGCAGGGCGATGGCTGCCGCTGAAGCCGCGATCGCCAACCCGCTGCTCGACGAGTCCTCGATGAAGGGCGCGAAGGGCCTCCTGATCTCCATCACGGGCGGTCGCGACCTCACGCTGTTCGAGGTGGACGAGGCGGCGACCCGCATCCGCGAGGAAGTGGACCAGGACGCCAACATCATCCTCGGCGCGACCTTCGACGAAGAACTCGAAGGCGTCATCCGCGTCTCGGTGGTCGCCACCGGCATCGACAAGCTGGCGAGCGAGATTTCGCCGGCTCCCGCCGTGATCCGCCAGATGCCCAAACCGGCGCAGCAGGCCACGATCAGCGAAGGCCGACCCGTTGCCGCGCACGCGCCGGAACAGCAAAGGGCGCACGAACCCGCGCGCGCGGAAGATCCGGTTGCCGAAGCGATCCGGCTTGCCGAAGCCGGTGTGCCGAGACAGCAGGCCGCCCGTCAGCATGTTGAAGATGACTTCCGCCCGCAGAGCCGCATCTTCCCGGCGCCCGCCGCCGAACAGCCGCGGATGGCACAGCCGGCGGCGCCGGTGCAGCAGCCGGCGGCGCACGTCGACCACGACGAGCGCGCGCCGCAGCATGTTGCCGCCGTCGCGCCGCGCATGCCGCGTGTCGAAGACTTCCCGCCTGCCGTGCGGGCGGAGCTTGAGGCGCGGCAGTCGCCGGCTTCGGTGGACCACGACGAGCGCGGGCCGATGGGCCTCCTGAAGCGGCTTACCCACGGTCTGTCGCGGCGCGAAGAGGAGCCTGCCAGGCTGCAGCCGGCACAACCGCGCGAGCCGAAACTTCGCCAGCCGGTGCCGGAGGCACGCCGCCTCGCCAGCCAGGATCCCGCCGTCTATGCGCCGCGCCGCGGCCAGATCGACGAGCATGGCAGGCTGGTGCCGCAGACGCATGCGACTCATGAGGACGATCAGCTCGAGATTCCCGCCTTCCTTCGCCGGCAGGCAAACTGA